The genomic segment TTTATCAGAGAAGTATGAGGACGTTGTCTTTCTAAAGCTTGACTGCAATCCAGATAACCGGGTTTGTGCTCTATAACCCAATATCTATCTATTGAACCATGATAGTATCTAAAGATAAGAGAAGACTTTCATCAACAACGCTACTATGTACTTCTCCTTTGTTGttgctgaattttttttgactCTTTTCTATTGGTGGCAGCCATTGGCAAAGGAGTTAGGAATAAGAGTGGTTCCAACATTCAAGATATTGAAGGACAACAAGGTCGTCAAGGAAGTGACTGGTGCGAAATATGATGATCTGGTTGCGGCGATTGAAACAGCGAGGTCGTCGTCTGCTGGTTCTGGTTGAACAAGAAGCAGAACAGTTTAGACAGTGGAAAGCCTCCCGGGAGAAGGAACTTTTGCAGGTACCTTTTCctgtttctttttatgtttttgttctgtCATAGCTTTGATAACCTTGGATTAAGTATTAATGATTGAGACTCAAGATGATTTTGTTATGTTATAGAGATCATTGATTcatattttgttctgtttttgttgattatGTAGATGgatatgttttttgttctgtcATAGCTTTGATAACCTTGAGTTAAGTATTAATGATTGAGATTCAAGATGATTTTGTTCTGTTATAGAGATCATTAATGccttttttgttctgttttcatgATTATGTAGATGGATATGTTTTTGTTACATACTAACTCATTCACATTGTTGTCCTCTAGCTATATGAACCTGTTACATACTAACTCATTCACATTGTTGTTTGTAACTGAAACCAGATTCATAAGATGGTTGAGCTGTCGGGAAGCCCAGATCGTGAAGCCATGTGGTATTTAGAAGTCATGGACGCATACAGACTGTTCTATGAGCCCTTGATCCTAGAGTGAAGCCATGTGCTTTCCGCAGCCCACATCtccacaaaaaccaaatcatcagTGACGagtgtttgttttttcaaagAGTTTCTGTCTTCAGTGATGAAACAAACCAAGGATGTTGTTCTGTCTTCAAATTCGTTGTAGTTTTATGTTGTGTAAGCTAGCAAATGGTTTGTTACCCCAAGACACTTGGTAACTATCCTgcaatcgttttttttttgtcatactCATCTTCTAACATCAATTTCTGTAATACTTGCTGTTAATCACTAATGATGAGTGTTTGTTCCTTCAACTCTCCCCATACTTTgaatcagtattaaaattaactCTCCCCATACTTTCAACTCTCCCCATACTTTGAATCAGTGTTAATCACTAATGACGAGGACTGGATCAATATACTTTGAATATGATCTATGGGGGTGGGGACATTGTATATGAATACAACAAGATGATTCGGTTaagaatatttgggcaaaatttggagcaaatcagtattaaaattaatcattttctccatttaagaattgcacttctattataatatgtattaatgttttattatgttttgtatgtttgaaaactaattaaaatgcaatattttctaattttataaaatcttaaatgcttacacatttataccacttctattctatttaaaacttttaaatttaaaaaaaaaatattttcaaaaataagatacTCAAAAcaagaacctaccaataaaagagataattttatctaagagatcatgagtTCTTATATTTCAAACAGTGcacaattaattcaaaaaaaatgtaagaactCCCCTTCTAATATACTACCGATAATCATGGTCTCAGTCTCTATAACAGACAAAAATCAATCCAGCTACAACGACGACAACGACGCTCACACTCACTCCTCTCTCCCAATCTCACCGTCGCCGTCGCCGTCGCCGGAAGAAACGAGTTCTGACGTCGTCCACAATGATCCCTTACGCTACAGTCGAAGAAGCGTCCATGGCGTTAGGACGAAACCTCACTCTCCTCGAAACTCTCTGGTTCGATTACTCCGCCACCAAATCAGACTACTACCTCTACTGCCACaacatcctcttcctcttcgtcatcttctccttcgtccCTCTCCCTCTCGTCTTCATCGAATTGTCTCGATCTACCTCAGATTGGTTCGATCGGTACAAGATTCAACCCAAAGTGAAGAACTCTTTCTCCGATATCTTCCGGTGTTACAAAGACGTCATGAAGATGTTCATCCTCGTCGTTGGTCCTTTACAACTCGTTTCTTATCCTTCGATTCaggttttgatttcttctaatTTTGGGAATTGATGATtctgatttgttagattttgGATCTTAGAGATGAATCTTTTGAATTGTGTTTAAAAAACAGATGATTGAGATTAGAAGTGGATTGCCATTACCATCGTTAATGGAGATTGTAGCACAGTTAGTGGTTTACTTCTTGGTAGAGGATTACACTAACTACTGGATTCATAGATTCTTTCATTCTAAATGGGGTTATGAGAAGTTTCATCATGTTCATCATGAGTATACAGCTCCTATTGGTTATGCTGCTCCTTATGCACATTGGGCTGAGGTTTTGCTTCTTGGCATTCCCACGTTTCTTGGACCGGCTATTGCTCCTGGTCACATGATTACCTTCTGGTTGTGGATTGCTTTACGCCAAATTGAGGCTATCGAAACTCATAGCGGGTGAGTGAAGAAGACATGGTTGTAGATAACTTTTCCTTTCCTTTTCCAAGTTTCTAgcttttttgttatatttcatCATATCCACTTTTTTGAATTAGTTTATAGTGAGTTGGGGATGTATACATGTGGGATGTTTCAATAATggcttactttttttttggtagggttAAGGTCCTTTTCAAATACCTTTTAGCTTTGAGGATTGTTTTAAAACTGCTTAGATAACCTTTTGGTTAACATTCCTATTGGCTAAGGAAGAAAGCATTCTTCAAATGAGAAGTATTTCCTCTTGTTCAAAGAAGTATTTGGACAATATGATGTTTTCTTGGTGGATGAAGCTTGTTTCTCGGGGGAGATTAATTGAGttctatcttttttcttttgtaggtATGATTTCCCATGGACTCTGACAAAGTACATTCCGTTTTATGGTGGAGCTGAGTATCATGATTATCATCACTACGTTGGAGGACAAAGCCAGAGCAACTTTGCATCAGTTTTCACTTACTGCGATTACATTTACGGAACTGACAAAGTGAGTATTGAAAACTTCAGTTTCTTTCTGGTTAGCGTCTACCAATTCTGGATAAAACATTGACAATGTGTTTATATCTTTACTTTCATTAGGGTTACCGGTTCCAAAAGAAGCTTCTGCAGCAGGTAAAACAAATACTCCCAAAACTGAGACTCAACAACAATTAGCTTATCTCTCAGCATAAAGATAAATACACTATCAATTGCGAGTTCACATAACGATtcatagttttattttgtattgatgatgtgttTCCTCTTGATCTTTCAGTTGCGTAGACTCTCCTACTTAATGTGTATCTTTTGAAATGCAGATCAAGGAGTCGTCCAAGAAGAGCAACAAGCAGGTTAATGGAGGAGGGAAATTGGATTAGTTTCTAGCCTATTGAAGCAGCCACAGCTCAAAATGCTCCTTCCTTTTGACATTTTACGATCTGAAGGTTTTCTATAATGTTTGGTAACTCTTTTTGAGATATTAGAATTTTGTTTGGTAGAGGAAAGAAGATATGAGAAGGAATCATCAAAATCCGAAACTGTGTTGGTGagttttttagtttgtttattcATATTTGGAATAggtaaaaattgttttagttgtttagaggaattttttattttttattttatttttttgtcaacctttGTTTAGAGGATTTTAATGAGTCTTGaaatgtataaatttctttgCTTTATCAACAAGTCcagttttctataaaaaaaaaaaaaaagagaaaagattgtaaatattaactttttgtcagactgtttggtttagttattaGATTCAAATTCAATTCAACTAGTGTAAAACTAGTAATTTAACTGACGCCGtaattaaaatcatcaaagcccgtctagctcagttggtagagcgcaaGGCTCTTAACCTTGTGGTCGTGGGTTcgagccccacggtgggcgaATTTTTTAAAGGTTCTTTTGGGGCTATCTCCGATCAATGTTGTAGTATGTTTTTACTTCACTGTTGCAACTTTGCAAACTCACTACACGGCATTTATTACACTCCATGATTTCAAAGGGGGGACGATAACGATAGTTGCATTGAATTCACTTTTGAAGAACCAAACCTAATTGAAATGAAATGACCGAAACTAACGAAACACACGCATTTACTAAATGCTTTCTCACCAAACTTCAAAACAGTTTTAGTAGACAGTATCATTTATGTCGTAGGTACAATTATTTACCATGCATACGTAGTAAATATAATAATGCTGGAAAAATTCACTATCCGTATATGATAATTCGTTTTTGATATCTTCAAATTTACTGAAAAGTACAAATTTTGCAAGAAAACTTTCGAAATAACATTAAAAACTGGGTATGAGCTAGAATCTAAAACTAGTTCAAGAAAAAGTTTTAATGAAAAAGTTTGTCCACTCATATTTTGTGTATCAACGATTTTTTCTATTCTAGACGTTTGGATCACTATTCGCTAACAGAAGAGTATAATGTTGATGCCgtagattttcaaaaaaaaaaaaaaaaaaaaacttaagcaATTCAAAATCATTTGCTGAACATAAATTCCTGCCCAATAATAATTGCAATAAAAATTTACGAAAATATAGTTTTAGATATCCTCCAATCTATATATTATAACTGACCTAATTAATGCCAATAATctatgttttaattttcttactgTACGACAAAATTAAAGCAAACGAAAATCTGATcccttttatttaaataaaagatgatgtaaaaaaataagagatgtGAATCTAGAAGTAACggtagttgacaaaaaaaaattaataataataaagtaacaGTGAAGATATAAACAAGAAATCATTTATGTGTTGtactaaaaagtttttttttttcaaaaaagaaaaaacagaaagaaagaggacCCAATTTGGCGGACTTCTCAATGggggaaaaacataaaaactgtaagttctttttttcttttcttttttttggggtaatATCTAATAACAAAATCGGCGAAATTAAGTTGGTACCGTGCTTTGACATGTGTGTGCATTTTATATAACTCCTACACCATACTCATATATAAATTGTCAAAAACATACTCAAGCCACACGTTAGCACTTGTGAGTTTCACTCCAAAACACTACTATACATAAAACACACAAGTTATTCCCGACACAACATACAGTCTCAACCAAATATGATCCCATATGGAACCGTTGAAGAGGCGTCCGTGGCTTTAGGACGAAACCTGACTAGGCTCGAGACGGTTTGGTTCGATTACTCAGCCACCAAGTCCAATTTCCATGTATATTGCCACACCATTTTGCTTCTCTTCCTTGTCTTTTCCCTCGCTCCTCTCCCTATTGTGTTTGTTGAACTGTCCGGCTGGTTCGATCAGTACAAGATTCAGCCGAAGGGTAAGTATTCGTTGTCAGAGATGTTCCGATGTTATAAACAAGTCATGAAGTTGTTCCTTCTCGTCGTCGGCACCTTACAAATCGTTTCTTATCCTTCGATCCAggttcttaattaattttatatttcatttattattaataaaaactttatatatattatactatatacaCATAATACATGTGTATGTGAATAATATTCCCTATTTTTAGTGTTAGTTTTGCAACTTTTTATGTGTGAGTGGCAGTTACAATCTCTTTTTGCTGATATTTGGGTTATTTAGAGCAAAATGTAAACTCAACCGTTATATTAcctatatgtatgtatgtatactCCCCTTTTTCTAGGTTTGGGATTTATtagctaaatattttttttgtgtgttactGGTGATGTTCTTGAattattatataccaaaaaaggAATTGATTGTATACGTGTTAAATTAACAGATGGTAGGGATTCGAAGTGGTTTGCCATTACCATCGTTAATGGAGATAGTAGCACAGCTAGTGGTTTACTTCTTGATAGAAGATTACACTAACTACTGGATCCATAGATGGTTGCATTGCAAATTGGGTTATGAAATGATACATCGAATCCATCACGAGCACACATCTCCGATCGGATATGCATCTCCGTACGCACATTGGGGCGAGATCTTGATACTTGGTATTCCGACGTTTCTTGGACCTGCGATTGCTCCTGGCCACATTATGACCTTTTGGTTATGGATAGCTTTACGCCAAATCGAGGCTATTGAGACTCACAGcgggtaaattttttttagaaatgatAGTATAATGTTTTTCATAAGtgcaaacacaaacataaatatttacGTCACTATCAGAACAATGTGGTTTATAAGTTAtaacgaaaataaaaataaaagtgcacctgtttattttgtttgcagATATGATTTCCCATGGACTCTGACAAAATTTATTCCTTACGGTGGAGCTGAGTATCATGATTATCATCATTACGTTGGAGGACAAAGCCAGAGCAACTTTGCTTCAGTGTTTACGTACTGTGATTACATCTATGGAACTGACAAAGTGAGTACTACTGTTTATCAAACCAATCCCCTTGTTTCTTATATATCTTTCTTTAACAAAACATTTGACCagtgttgttattattatttttatctatccTTAGGGTTATAGAATCCATAAGAAGCTTCTTCAACAGCAGGTTAATATTCTCAACTTTAGATCCATAATGTTAGCTTCATATATGTGGTCTTAAtcatagtttatttttctttatgatttttgttttttgttttttttgttttgggtgaaTCTTATACTTTGTAGGTTAAGGAGGAAGCAGAAGAGAAGGGAGGAACGAAATATGAGTAGTAAGAAATTCGAAGagtcttaaaaaaattattctgttgataaaaatattaatatgtaaacaTAAGATTAAGAATAAAGTATTATCTAATCTATATTGTCGCTCTCTAACATGTGAaggataaaaaattatatatattttagaaataatatatgGACCTCTAAGAGTATCTAATGGATGAAAATGCTCTTCGCCTCTTATTGTATTCTTCCTtccttgtttctttgtttttgaattaaaaatccCTTTACCGTTTGTATTGTATATCAATCGTACGAACCGtcgaccaaaaacaaaaatgaagcaCAATTAGCTTATGTGTCAAAAATTTGGTTGGCTAGATGACTTCTACATTTATATTATAAGCGACTAAATTATATAGTACGTTATTACTCCAAACCATTGTATTGTACATGATAATAACCAACGAAATAATCTAGACACAGTATGATCCCATATCGAACCGTTGAAGAGGCTTCCGTGGCGTTAGGACGAAACCTGACCTGGTTCGAgatggtttggttcaattattCAGCCACCAAATCCCATTTCTATGTATATTGCCACACCATTTTGCTTCTCTTCCTCGTCTTTTCCCTAGCTCCTCTCCCTCTTGTCGTTGTGGAGTTGACTGGTTGGTTCAATCAGTACAAGATTCAGCCGAAGGTTAAGTATTCGTTGTCAGATATGTTCCGATGTTATAAAGATGTCATGAAGTTGTTCATTCTCGTCGTCGGCACATTGCAAATCGTTTCTTATCCTTCAATCCAggttactatatattttttatgttttcatttaCTAGTTGAAACAAACGACTCATTATTTGCATATGTGTTAATTAAATTCACAGATGATTGGGATTAGAAGTGGGTTACCATTGCCATCTTGTTTGGAGATAGTAGCACAAATAGTGGTTTACTTCTTGATAGAGGATTACACTAACTACTGGATCCATAGATTGTTGCATTGCAAATGGGGTTATGAGAAGATTCATCGAATCCATCACGAGTACACATCTCCTATCGGATATGCCTCCCCGTATGCACATTCGGCCGAGATCTTGATCCTTGGGATTCCGACGTTTCTTGGACCGGTGATTGCTCCTGGCCACATTTTAACCTATTGGTTATGGATAGCTTTACGGCAAATCGAAGCTATTGAGACTCACAGCGGGTAAAACTAAACATATATGAATCATACTTACAAAGAAAGTATTGTAATTATTAgactataaaatatatagtctcaaatcataaatatttaCATACGAAATTATTGGACtataacatatatagatattggAGAATATTATGTGGTTTTGTTACAAAGAGCAAAACTTTTGCGTTAATTGTAGATATGATTTCCCATGGAGTCTGACAAAATGGATTCCTTTCTATGGTGGATCTGAGTATCATGATTATCATCACTACGTTGGAGGACAAAGCCAAAGCAACTTTGCATCAGTTTTCACTTACTGCGACTACATCTATGGAACTGACAAGGTGAGTGAGTGTGTTGAACAAAACTTCGGTGAAATTAATCAATTCTTGGTCCTTACATGCATCATTGACCAGTGTTGTTgctaattttcttttatgtcaATAGGGTTATCGAATCTATAAGAAACTTCTCCATCAGCAGCAGGTTAATTATATTCTTAACTAATTAACATTATTAGCTGCATAATAAATGTGaccttgtttatttattttctttttgtttttgtgatctATTGTATACGTTGTGTAGATTAAGTAAAAGAGTAAGCTGGCGAGAAGGGAGGAATGAAATAGAAAAGATCCCATAGATGTGAAGGGACtacttgagtaatatataaagggttaggatCCCTCCACttattgccaattggttttgagttggaagcatATAGTAAAGCCCGAATTTAACAATACGATCAGTGATAAAAATTCATAGAAGGTTGAAAATGTTAATCCATTGATAAGAAAGATTTAAACGATGATCCATGTTAAGTGGATTGTGTTGTTTCGGATTTCAAATTATCCACCGtttcataattttatagaaatattttagaacatatatatagttatttgtttccaaatacttttttttttttggatcaaattttgtttccaaatactattgttaataatttatcttaatgATCAATGGCATCTCTAGTGACTCTTGTccaaaaattttcttttacagATTGTAAACAATTATCTTGaacatgaaaattaataaagtctttagaagccaaaacaaaacatatatatttaaatttatttattgttaatattaataaaaaaaaacttttttttggggcaaactataaataatttgttctttaaaaaggaatttttaatttattcataaaaaatcaCATAATTTTTCAGCTACAATGTCAccccattttttttataaaatctcttCCTCAAATTCAATAAAAAGGGTTTGCTCCGACCAGAAaaattctggttt from the Camelina sativa cultivar DH55 chromosome 12, Cs, whole genome shotgun sequence genome contains:
- the LOC104733372 gene encoding thioredoxin F1, chloroplastic-like, with amino-acid sequence MVSLDILCICRCGPCKVIAPKYKALSEKYEDVVFLKLDCNPDNRPLAKELGIRVVPTFKILKDNKVVKEVTGAKYDDLVAAIETARSSSAGSG
- the LOC104731225 gene encoding methylsterol monooxygenase 1-3-like yields the protein MIPYGTVEEASVALGRNLTRLETVWFDYSATKSNFHVYCHTILLLFLVFSLAPLPIVFVELSGWFDQYKIQPKGKYSLSEMFRCYKQVMKLFLLVVGTLQIVSYPSIQMVGIRSGLPLPSLMEIVAQLVVYFLIEDYTNYWIHRWLHCKLGYEMIHRIHHEHTSPIGYASPYAHWGEILILGIPTFLGPAIAPGHIMTFWLWIALRQIEAIETHSGYDFPWTLTKFIPYGGAEYHDYHHYVGGQSQSNFASVFTYCDYIYGTDKGYRIHKKLLQQQVKEEAEEKGGTKYE
- the LOC104733374 gene encoding methylsterol monooxygenase 1-3-like, whose amino-acid sequence is MIPYRTVEEASVALGRNLTWFEMVWFNYSATKSHFYVYCHTILLLFLVFSLAPLPLVVVELTGWFNQYKIQPKVKYSLSDMFRCYKDVMKLFILVVGTLQIVSYPSIQMIGIRSGLPLPSCLEIVAQIVVYFLIEDYTNYWIHRLLHCKWGYEKIHRIHHEYTSPIGYASPYAHSAEILILGIPTFLGPVIAPGHILTYWLWIALRQIEAIETHSGYDFPWSLTKWIPFYGGSEYHDYHHYVGGQSQSNFASVFTYCDYIYGTDKGYRIYKKLLHQQQIK
- the LOC104731224 gene encoding methylsterol monooxygenase 1-2, producing MIPYATVEEASMALGRNLTLLETLWFDYSATKSDYYLYCHNILFLFVIFSFVPLPLVFIELSRSTSDWFDRYKIQPKVKNSFSDIFRCYKDVMKMFILVVGPLQLVSYPSIQMIEIRSGLPLPSLMEIVAQLVVYFLVEDYTNYWIHRFFHSKWGYEKFHHVHHEYTAPIGYAAPYAHWAEVLLLGIPTFLGPAIAPGHMITFWLWIALRQIEAIETHSGYDFPWTLTKYIPFYGGAEYHDYHHYVGGQSQSNFASVFTYCDYIYGTDKGYRFQKKLLQQIKESSKKSNKQVNGGGKLD